The Streptomyces sp. DH-12 genome has a window encoding:
- a CDS encoding acyl-CoA thioesterase II — protein MTNPAESLVALLDLEQIEVDIFRGRSPQESLQRVFGGQVAGQALVAAGRTTEGDRPVHSLHAYFLRPGRPGVPIVYQVERVRDGRSFTTRRVTAVQQGRTIFNLTASFHKPEKGSFEHQLPPAREMPDPESLPTVADEIREHLGALPEQLERMARRQPFDIRYVDRLRWKPDEIEGAEPRSAVWMRAVGPLGDDPLVHTCALTYASDMTLLDAVRIPVEPLWGPRGFDMASLDHAMWFHRPFRADEWFLYDQESPIATGGRGLARGRIYDREGRMLVSVVQEGLFRAL, from the coding sequence ATGACGAACCCGGCCGAGAGCCTCGTCGCCCTGCTCGACCTGGAGCAGATCGAGGTCGACATCTTCCGCGGCCGCAGCCCGCAGGAGTCCTTGCAGCGGGTCTTCGGCGGACAGGTCGCGGGCCAGGCACTGGTCGCCGCCGGCCGCACCACGGAGGGCGACCGTCCGGTGCACTCGCTGCACGCGTACTTCCTGCGCCCGGGGCGTCCCGGGGTGCCGATCGTGTACCAGGTGGAACGCGTGCGGGACGGCAGGTCGTTCACCACCCGCCGGGTCACCGCCGTGCAGCAGGGCCGCACGATCTTCAATCTGACCGCCTCCTTCCACAAGCCTGAGAAGGGGAGTTTCGAGCACCAGTTGCCGCCGGCCCGTGAGATGCCGGACCCCGAGTCGCTGCCGACGGTCGCGGACGAGATCCGCGAGCATCTGGGCGCGCTGCCGGAGCAGTTGGAGCGGATGGCTCGCCGCCAGCCCTTCGACATCCGCTACGTCGACCGGCTGCGCTGGAAGCCGGACGAGATCGAGGGCGCCGAGCCGCGCAGCGCGGTGTGGATGCGCGCGGTCGGGCCGCTCGGTGACGACCCGCTGGTGCACACCTGCGCACTGACCTACGCCAGCGACATGACGCTGCTGGACGCGGTGCGGATCCCGGTGGAACCGCTGTGGGGCCCGCGCGGTTTCGACATGGCGTCGCTGGACCACGCGATGTGGTTCCACCGGCCGTTCCGGGCGGACGAGTGGTTCCTGTACGACCAGGAGTCACCCATCGCCACGGGCGGCCGCGGGCTGGCCCGCGGCCGGATCTACGACCGGGAGGGCCGCATGCTGGTCTCGGTCGTCCAGGAAGGGCTCTTCCGGGCGCTGTAG
- a CDS encoding DEAD/DEAH box helicase, whose product MTLIDQLPPTADPDALYEAFESWAQERGLTLYPHQEEALIEVVSGANVIVSTPTGSGKSMIAAGAHFAALARDEVTFYTAPIKALVSEKFFELCKIFGTENVGMLTGDASVNADAPVICCTAEVLASIALRDGKDADVGQVVMDEFHFYAEADRGWAWQIPLLELPQAQFVLMSATLGDVSFFEKDLTRRTGRSTAVVRSATRPVPLSYEYRYTPLTETLTDLLEARQAPVYIVHFTQAQAVERAQALMSINMCTREEKDRIADLIGNFRFTTKFGRNLSRYVRHGIGVHHAGMLPKYRRLVEKLAQAGLLKVICGTDTLGVGVNVPIRTVLFTALTKYDGNRVRTLRAREFHQIAGRAGRAGFDTEGFVVAQAPEHVIENEKALAKAGDDPKKRRKVVRKKAPEGFVAWSEQTFEKLIASEPEPLTSRFRVTHTMLLSVIARPGNAFEAMRRLLEDNHEPRKQQLRHIRRAIAIYRSLLDGGIVETLDRPDAEGRIVRLTVDLQQDFALNQPLSTFALAAFELLDPESPSYALDMVSVVESTLDDPRQILAAQQNKARGEAVAAMKADGVEYEERMERLQDVTYPKPLEELLFHAYNTYRKSHPWVGDHPLSPKSVVRDMYERALSFTELVSHYELARTEGIVLRYLASAYKALEHTIPDDLKSEDLEDLIAWLGETVRQVDSSLLDEWEQLANPEEMTAEEAQEKADQVKPVTANARAFRVLVRNAMFRRVELAALDQVDELGELDAESGWDADAWGEAMDKYWDEYEELGTGPDARGPKLLIIDEQPENGLWRVRQIFDDPNGDHDWGISAEVDLTASDAEGRAVVRVTDVGQL is encoded by the coding sequence GTGACCCTTATCGATCAGCTGCCGCCGACCGCCGACCCCGACGCCCTTTACGAAGCCTTCGAGTCGTGGGCGCAGGAACGCGGTCTCACTCTCTATCCGCACCAGGAGGAGGCGCTGATCGAGGTGGTGTCGGGGGCGAACGTCATCGTCTCGACGCCCACCGGCTCCGGCAAGAGCATGATCGCCGCGGGCGCCCACTTCGCGGCGCTGGCCCGGGACGAGGTCACCTTCTACACGGCCCCCATCAAGGCCCTGGTGTCGGAGAAGTTCTTCGAGCTGTGCAAGATCTTCGGCACCGAGAACGTCGGCATGCTCACCGGTGACGCGTCCGTCAACGCCGACGCCCCGGTGATCTGCTGCACCGCCGAGGTGCTCGCGTCGATCGCGCTGCGCGACGGCAAGGACGCCGACGTCGGCCAGGTCGTGATGGACGAGTTCCACTTCTACGCCGAAGCCGACCGCGGCTGGGCCTGGCAGATCCCGCTGCTGGAGCTGCCGCAGGCGCAGTTCGTGCTGATGTCGGCGACGCTCGGTGACGTCTCCTTCTTCGAGAAGGACCTCACCCGGCGCACCGGCCGGTCCACCGCCGTGGTCCGCTCGGCGACCCGGCCCGTGCCGCTGTCGTACGAGTACCGGTACACCCCGCTCACCGAGACGCTGACCGATCTGCTCGAGGCCCGGCAGGCGCCGGTGTACATCGTGCACTTCACGCAGGCGCAGGCCGTGGAGCGGGCGCAGGCGCTGATGAGCATCAACATGTGCACGCGGGAGGAGAAGGACCGGATCGCCGACCTGATCGGCAACTTCCGTTTCACCACCAAGTTCGGCCGCAACCTCTCCCGTTACGTGCGGCACGGCATCGGGGTGCACCACGCCGGCATGCTGCCCAAGTACCGGCGGCTGGTGGAGAAGCTGGCGCAGGCGGGCCTGCTGAAGGTCATCTGCGGCACCGACACTCTCGGCGTGGGCGTCAACGTGCCCATCCGCACGGTGCTGTTCACCGCGCTCACCAAGTACGACGGCAACCGGGTGCGCACACTGCGGGCGCGGGAGTTCCACCAGATCGCGGGGCGCGCCGGGCGGGCCGGCTTCGACACCGAGGGCTTCGTGGTGGCCCAGGCGCCGGAGCACGTCATCGAGAACGAGAAGGCGCTGGCGAAGGCGGGCGACGACCCGAAGAAGCGCCGCAAGGTGGTGCGCAAGAAGGCGCCCGAGGGTTTCGTCGCGTGGAGCGAGCAGACCTTCGAGAAGCTCATCGCGTCCGAGCCGGAGCCGCTGACCTCCCGCTTCCGCGTCACCCACACCATGCTGCTGTCGGTGATCGCCCGGCCCGGCAACGCCTTCGAGGCGATGCGCCGCCTGCTGGAGGACAACCACGAGCCGCGCAAGCAGCAGTTGCGTCACATCCGGCGGGCGATCGCCATCTACCGCTCGCTGCTGGACGGCGGCATCGTCGAGACGCTGGACCGGCCGGACGCGGAGGGGCGCATCGTGCGTCTCACCGTCGACCTGCAGCAGGACTTCGCGCTCAACCAGCCGCTGTCCACGTTCGCGCTGGCCGCGTTCGAACTGCTGGATCCCGAGTCGCCGTCGTACGCGCTGGACATGGTGTCCGTGGTGGAGTCCACGCTGGACGACCCGCGGCAGATCCTCGCCGCCCAGCAGAACAAGGCGCGCGGCGAGGCGGTCGCCGCGATGAAGGCCGACGGGGTGGAGTACGAGGAGCGCATGGAGCGCCTCCAGGACGTCACCTACCCCAAGCCGCTGGAGGAGCTGCTCTTCCACGCGTACAACACGTACCGCAAGTCCCACCCCTGGGTCGGCGACCATCCGCTGTCGCCGAAGTCCGTGGTCCGGGACATGTACGAGCGGGCGCTGTCCTTCACGGAGCTGGTGTCCCACTACGAGCTGGCGCGCACCGAGGGCATCGTGCTGCGCTACCTCGCGAGCGCCTACAAGGCGCTGGAGCACACCATCCCCGACGACCTGAAGTCGGAGGACCTGGAGGACCTGATCGCCTGGCTGGGCGAGACGGTGCGCCAGGTCGACTCCAGCCTGCTGGACGAGTGGGAGCAGCTGGCCAACCCGGAGGAGATGACCGCCGAGGAGGCCCAGGAGAAGGCCGACCAGGTCAAGCCGGTCACGGCCAACGCCCGCGCCTTCCGGGTCCTGGTCCGCAACGCCATGTTCCGCCGGGTGGAGCTCGCCGCCCTCGACCAGGTGGACGAGCTGGGCGAGTTGGACGCCGAGTCCGGCTGGGACGCGGACGCGTGGGGCGAGGCGATGGACAAGTACTGGGACGAGTACGAGGAACTCGGCACCGGTCCCGACGCCCGCGGCCCGAAGCTGCTGATCATCGACGAGCAGCCGGAGAACGGGCTGTGGCGGGTCCGCCAGATCTTCGACGACCCGAACGGCGACCACGACTGGGGCATCAGCGCCGAGGTCGACCTGACCGCCTCCGACGCGGAGGGCCGTGCCGTCGTGCGGGTCACCGACGTCGGCCAGCTGTGA
- a CDS encoding metal-dependent hydrolase: MMGPAHSLSGAAAWLGVGAATAAAGRPMPWPVLLAGALICAGAALAPDLDHKAATISRSFGPVSRRLCEIVDKLSYAVYKATKKPGDPRRSGGHRTLTHTWLWAVLIGGGTSALAITGGRWAVLFILFVHMVLAIEGLLWRATRGSSSDVLVWLLAATSAWIIAGILDEPGNGAGWLFTEPGQEYLWLGLPIVLGALVHDIGDALTVSGCPILWPIPVGRKRWYPIGPPKALRFRAGSWVELKVLMPAFMLLGGVGCAAALNVI; encoded by the coding sequence ATGATGGGACCAGCACACTCACTGTCGGGCGCCGCGGCCTGGCTCGGGGTCGGGGCGGCGACGGCCGCGGCCGGACGCCCGATGCCCTGGCCGGTGCTGCTGGCCGGTGCGCTGATCTGCGCCGGGGCCGCCCTCGCCCCGGACCTGGACCACAAGGCCGCCACCATCTCGCGCTCCTTCGGCCCCGTGTCACGCCGACTGTGCGAGATCGTCGACAAGCTGTCCTACGCGGTCTACAAGGCGACGAAGAAGCCGGGCGATCCCCGCCGCTCGGGCGGTCACCGGACCCTCACCCACACCTGGCTGTGGGCGGTCCTCATCGGCGGCGGCACCTCGGCCCTGGCGATCACCGGCGGCCGCTGGGCGGTCCTGTTCATCCTCTTCGTGCACATGGTGCTGGCCATCGAGGGCCTGCTGTGGCGGGCGACGCGCGGCTCCAGCAGCGACGTGCTGGTGTGGCTGCTGGCAGCGACCAGCGCCTGGATCATCGCGGGCATCCTCGACGAGCCCGGCAACGGAGCCGGCTGGCTGTTCACCGAGCCGGGCCAGGAGTACCTGTGGCTCGGCCTGCCGATCGTCCTCGGTGCGCTGGTGCACGACATCGGGGACGCGCTGACCGTCTCCGGCTGCCCGATCCTGTGGCCCATACCCGTCGGCCGCAAGCGCTGGTACCCCATCGGCCCGCCGAAGGCACTGCGGTTCCGCGCGGGCAGCTGGGTGGAGCTGAAGGTGCTGATGCCGGCGTTCATGCTGCTGGGCGGGGTGGGCTGCGCGGCGGCGCTCAACGTCATATAG
- a CDS encoding type B 50S ribosomal protein L31, whose protein sequence is MQQDKHPDYHPVVFRDRAAGFAFLTRSTASSEQTIEWDDGETYPVVDVEISSESHPFYTGKARTVDTEGRVARFERRYGGGSREDGG, encoded by the coding sequence ATGCAGCAGGACAAGCACCCCGACTACCACCCGGTCGTCTTCCGGGACCGGGCCGCCGGATTCGCCTTCCTCACCCGGTCCACCGCGTCCAGCGAGCAGACCATCGAGTGGGACGACGGCGAGACCTACCCGGTGGTGGACGTGGAGATCTCCTCGGAGAGCCACCCGTTCTACACGGGCAAGGCCAGGACCGTGGACACCGAAGGCCGCGTCGCCCGCTTCGAGCGCCGGTACGGCGGCGGGAGCCGTGAGGACGGCGGCTGA
- a CDS encoding DUF5709 domain-containing protein: protein MNSVDGWGDDVYQPDASEIQDDAGLLDAEDTLETDDVDDPLDRGWSPPERPWAVEHYGVTAAERRRGETLDQRLAEELPDLVVPDGDGLGDSSGTDGELLDNEVGAVRSGRLVAPDEGTHEDEEEALVASDVGIDGAAASAEEAAVHIVDEDGLPG, encoded by the coding sequence GTGAACAGCGTTGACGGTTGGGGAGACGACGTCTACCAGCCCGACGCGTCCGAGATCCAGGACGACGCCGGTCTGCTGGACGCCGAGGACACGCTGGAGACCGACGATGTCGACGACCCCCTCGACCGGGGCTGGTCGCCTCCCGAGCGGCCCTGGGCCGTGGAGCACTACGGCGTGACCGCCGCCGAGCGGCGCCGGGGCGAGACGCTGGACCAGCGGCTGGCCGAGGAGCTGCCGGACCTGGTCGTGCCGGACGGCGACGGCCTCGGTGATTCCTCCGGCACCGACGGGGAACTCCTGGACAACGAGGTCGGTGCCGTGCGCTCCGGCCGGCTCGTCGCCCCTGACGAAGGGACGCACGAGGACGAGGAGGAGGCGCTGGTCGCCAGCGACGTCGGCATCGACGGCGCCGCCGCCTCCGCCGAGGAGGCCGCCGTGCACATCGTCGACGAGGACGGTCTGCCCGGCTGA
- a CDS encoding ABC transporter ATP-binding protein, with protein MIGVAPPAYDPAAPSAAGTLPVGAPATVRAYVAELLRRHRRAFLLLVTVNTVAVIASMVGPYLLGGLVERVSSGERELHLELTATLFVAALVVHAGFVRQVRLRGAMLGERMLADLREDFLVRSVGLPPGVLERAGTGDLLSRITTDVDRLGNAMREAVPQLAIGVVWAALLLGGLVVTAPELAPAVLVAVPLLVVGCRWYFRRAPGAYRSEAAGYAAVAAALAETVDAGRTVEAHRLGPRRVALTDQRVREWTAWERYTLWLRSVLFPVVNITHVTVLGSVLMTGGVFVLQGWIGVGQLTTAALIAQMLVDPVGLILRWYDELQVAQVSLARLVGVRDIEPDAGDPAVTPEGRRVRADAVHFGYLEGVDILRKVSLEVPPGTRMALVGPSGAGKSTLGRLLAGIYAPREGRVTLGDAELSRMTAEGVRSHVALVNQEHHVFVGSLRDNLRLARTDAEDAELWAALGAVDADGWARALENGLDTEVGSGGFALTPAQAQQIALARLVLADPHTLVLDEATSLLDPRAARHLERSLARVLDGRTVVAIAHRLHTAHDADVIAVVEDGRISELGSHEELVTADGAYAALWRSWHG; from the coding sequence ATGATCGGCGTGGCGCCACCGGCGTACGACCCGGCGGCCCCGTCCGCGGCCGGCACGCTGCCGGTGGGGGCGCCCGCGACCGTGCGCGCGTACGTGGCCGAGCTGCTGCGCCGGCACCGGCGGGCCTTCCTGCTGCTGGTCACCGTGAACACGGTGGCGGTGATCGCCTCGATGGTCGGGCCGTACCTGCTGGGCGGGCTCGTGGAACGGGTCTCGTCCGGCGAGCGGGAGCTGCACCTGGAGCTCACCGCGACGCTGTTCGTGGCCGCCCTCGTGGTCCACGCGGGGTTCGTCCGGCAGGTGCGGCTGCGTGGGGCGATGCTCGGCGAGCGGATGCTGGCGGACCTGCGCGAGGACTTCCTGGTGCGGTCGGTGGGGCTGCCGCCGGGCGTGCTGGAACGGGCCGGCACCGGTGACCTGCTGTCGCGCATCACGACCGACGTCGACCGGCTCGGCAACGCCATGCGCGAGGCCGTGCCCCAGCTGGCGATCGGCGTGGTGTGGGCGGCCCTGCTCCTCGGCGGCCTGGTCGTCACCGCGCCGGAACTGGCGCCGGCGGTGCTGGTCGCGGTGCCGCTGCTGGTGGTGGGGTGCCGCTGGTACTTCCGCCGGGCGCCGGGCGCCTACCGCTCGGAGGCCGCCGGGTACGCGGCGGTGGCCGCCGCCCTCGCCGAGACCGTGGACGCCGGGCGGACGGTGGAGGCGCACCGCCTCGGCCCGCGCCGCGTGGCGCTGACGGACCAGCGGGTGCGGGAGTGGACGGCCTGGGAGCGCTACACGCTGTGGCTGCGCTCGGTGCTGTTCCCCGTCGTCAACATCACCCACGTCACGGTGCTCGGATCGGTCCTGATGACCGGCGGGGTGTTCGTGCTCCAGGGCTGGATCGGCGTCGGCCAGCTCACGACGGCCGCGTTGATCGCGCAGATGCTGGTGGACCCGGTCGGGCTCATCCTGCGCTGGTACGACGAGTTGCAGGTCGCGCAGGTGTCGCTGGCGCGGCTGGTCGGCGTGCGGGACATCGAGCCGGACGCGGGGGACCCCGCCGTGACGCCCGAGGGGCGCCGGGTGCGGGCGGACGCCGTGCACTTCGGCTACCTGGAGGGCGTGGACATCCTGCGCAAGGTGTCCCTCGAGGTGCCGCCGGGGACGCGGATGGCCCTGGTGGGCCCCTCGGGCGCCGGCAAGTCCACGCTGGGCCGGCTGCTCGCGGGGATCTACGCGCCCCGGGAGGGACGCGTCACCCTCGGCGACGCGGAGCTGTCCCGCATGACCGCGGAAGGGGTCCGCTCCCACGTCGCCCTGGTCAACCAGGAACACCACGTCTTCGTGGGCTCCCTCCGCGACAACCTGCGGCTCGCCCGCACCGACGCGGAGGACGCCGAGCTGTGGGCGGCGCTCGGCGCGGTCGACGCGGACGGCTGGGCGCGGGCGCTGGAGAACGGTCTCGACACGGAGGTCGGCTCGGGCGGGTTCGCGCTCACCCCGGCGCAGGCGCAGCAGATCGCGCTGGCCCGGCTGGTGCTGGCCGACCCGCACACGCTGGTCCTCGACGAGGCGACCTCGCTGCTCGACCCGCGCGCGGCGCGCCACCTGGAACGCAGCCTGGCCCGGGTGCTCGACGGAAGGACCGTCGTGGCCATCGCCCACCGGTTGCACACGGCCCACGACGCGGACGTGATCGCCGTCGTCGAGGACGGCCGCATCAGCGAACTGGGCAGCCACGAGGAACTGGTCACGGCGGACGGGGCCTATGCGGCCCTGTGGCGTTCCTGGCACGGGTGA
- a CDS encoding ABC transporter ATP-binding protein encodes MQIHDLPYPDPGVPDARSGPRFLWWLFRNQLTGQLKSLAWGLLHFASVASLPFCVGVAVQAAVDRSGGRLALAGGLMALACAGNAVGDTFLHRSAVTNWITAAARVQQLLGRKAAVLGSVLTRRVAAGEVVAVSTGDVEKIGWFVEALSRFTAAAVTVVAVTVGLLLHQPALGVVVAAGLPVLALAVLPLLPKATRRADVQREKAGRATELASDTVAGLRVLRGIGGEDLFLDRYRHASQEVRHAAVRSARMWSLIAAVQVLLPGLLLITVVWYGVHLAREGRIAVGELVTVYSSVMLLTYPLRHFEEIAMAYSFSRPSARRAARVLSLERATDTSGTRAAETPAGDLHDPETGLLAPSGLLTAVVCGDPDAAGRLAERCGGHAAHEGASVLLGGVPLDELPLDSARTAVLVQDKDPVLLSGTLRELLDVPASGAVDPRAALEAAQCGDVLAALVQGSLGAEDPMDARITERGRSLSGGQRQRLALARSLVTDPEVLVLDEPTSAVDSHTEARVARGVRDLRAGRTTVVFTSSPLLLDRADRVVFLHDGTVVAAGGHRELVRTESRYRAVVTRETAEEPAPAGLRADEVPHGLEELEELEEIEETA; translated from the coding sequence ATGCAGATTCACGACCTTCCGTACCCCGATCCGGGCGTGCCCGACGCCCGCTCGGGTCCTCGATTCCTGTGGTGGCTCTTCCGCAACCAGCTGACCGGGCAGCTGAAGTCGCTGGCCTGGGGCCTGCTGCACTTCGCGTCCGTGGCCTCGCTGCCGTTCTGCGTCGGCGTCGCCGTCCAGGCCGCGGTCGACCGCTCCGGCGGACGGCTCGCGCTGGCCGGCGGGCTGATGGCACTGGCCTGTGCGGGCAACGCGGTCGGCGACACCTTCCTGCACCGCTCCGCCGTCACCAACTGGATCACCGCCGCCGCGCGCGTGCAGCAGTTGCTGGGCCGCAAGGCAGCCGTGCTGGGCTCGGTGCTGACCCGGCGGGTGGCCGCGGGCGAGGTCGTCGCCGTCTCCACCGGCGACGTGGAGAAGATCGGCTGGTTCGTGGAGGCCCTGTCGCGGTTCACCGCCGCCGCGGTCACCGTGGTCGCGGTCACCGTCGGTCTCCTCCTCCACCAGCCCGCCCTCGGTGTCGTCGTCGCCGCCGGACTGCCCGTACTGGCGCTCGCGGTGCTGCCGCTGCTGCCCAAGGCCACCCGGCGGGCGGACGTCCAGCGCGAGAAGGCCGGACGGGCCACCGAGCTGGCCTCCGACACCGTCGCCGGGCTGCGGGTGCTGCGCGGCATCGGCGGCGAGGACCTGTTCCTCGACCGCTACCGGCACGCGTCGCAGGAGGTCCGCCACGCCGCCGTGCGCAGCGCGCGGATGTGGTCGCTGATCGCCGCCGTGCAGGTGCTGCTGCCGGGTCTGCTGCTGATCACGGTGGTCTGGTACGGCGTCCACCTGGCCCGCGAGGGCCGGATCGCCGTCGGCGAGCTGGTCACCGTCTACAGCTCGGTGATGCTCCTCACCTACCCTCTGCGGCATTTCGAGGAGATCGCGATGGCCTACTCCTTCTCGCGCCCCTCGGCCCGCCGGGCCGCGCGGGTGCTGTCGCTGGAGCGGGCCACGGACACCTCCGGAACGCGCGCCGCCGAGACCCCCGCGGGCGACCTCCACGATCCGGAGACGGGGCTGCTCGCCCCGTCCGGGCTGCTCACCGCCGTGGTGTGCGGCGACCCGGACGCGGCGGGGCGGCTGGCCGAACGGTGCGGCGGGCACGCCGCGCACGAGGGCGCCTCGGTCCTGCTCGGCGGGGTGCCCCTCGACGAACTGCCGCTGGACAGCGCCCGCACGGCCGTGCTGGTCCAGGACAAGGACCCGGTGCTGCTCTCCGGCACGCTGCGGGAGCTGCTCGACGTGCCCGCGTCCGGCGCGGTCGACCCGCGGGCGGCGCTGGAGGCCGCGCAGTGCGGGGACGTGCTGGCGGCGCTGGTGCAGGGGTCGCTGGGCGCCGAGGATCCGATGGACGCCCGCATCACCGAGCGCGGGCGGTCGCTGTCCGGCGGGCAGCGCCAGCGGCTCGCGCTCGCGCGGTCGCTGGTCACGGACCCGGAGGTGCTGGTCCTGGACGAACCCACCTCCGCCGTCGACTCGCACACCGAGGCACGCGTCGCGCGGGGCGTGCGCGACCTGCGGGCCGGGCGCACCACCGTGGTGTTCACCTCGTCCCCGCTGCTGCTGGACCGCGCCGACCGGGTGGTGTTCCTGCACGACGGCACGGTCGTCGCGGCCGGCGGCCACCGCGAGCTGGTGCGCACCGAGTCCCGGTACCGGGCCGTGGTGACCCGCGAGACGGCGGAGGAGCCGGCGCCGGCCGGGCTGCGCGCGGACGAGGTCCCGCACGGCCTCGAGGAACTGGAAGAGCTCGAAGAGATCGAGGAGACGGCATGA
- a CDS encoding MarR family transcriptional regulator, which yields MTAPDPDGLLAEQLLRLTRRVHRIQKRHLERRELGITPAQSRLLRTLAHYSSPPRMADLAERLEVVPRAVTTLVDGLETHGKVRRVPDPANRRVIRIELTDEGREALRELRAARRAAAAEILAPLGEREREQLGELLNTLVDGPSVPPCEEGPTGRPGGPED from the coding sequence ATGACCGCCCCCGACCCCGACGGCCTGCTGGCCGAGCAGCTGCTCCGGCTCACCCGCCGGGTGCACCGCATCCAGAAGCGCCACCTGGAGCGGCGCGAGCTCGGCATCACTCCTGCCCAGTCCCGGCTGCTGCGCACCCTCGCGCACTACAGCTCGCCGCCCCGCATGGCCGACCTCGCGGAGCGGCTGGAGGTGGTGCCCCGCGCGGTGACCACGCTGGTCGACGGGCTGGAGACGCACGGCAAGGTGCGCAGGGTCCCGGATCCGGCCAACCGACGAGTGATCCGCATCGAGCTGACCGACGAGGGGCGCGAGGCGCTCCGCGAACTGCGCGCGGCGCGGCGGGCGGCCGCGGCGGAGATCCTCGCCCCGCTGGGGGAACGGGAGCGGGAGCAGCTCGGGGAGCTGCTGAACACGCTGGTCGACGGACCTTCGGTCCCGCCCTGCGAGGAGGGGCCGACCGGGCGGCCGGGCGGGCCCGAGGACTGA
- a CDS encoding ABC transporter ATP-binding protein, whose product MHPDHAPAWTPPAGAEQEPRQVRRILRLFRPYRGRLAIVGLLVGASSLVSVASPFLLKAILDVALPEGRTGLLSLLALGMILSAVLTSVFGVLQTLISTTVGQRVMHDLRTAVYGRLQRMSLAFFTRTRTGEVQSRIANDIGGMQATVTSTATSLVSNLTSVVATIVAMLALDWRLTAVSLALLPVFVWISRRVGNERKKITTRRQKQMAAMAATVTESLSVSGILLGRTMGRSDSLTAAFADESERLVDLEVRSNMAGRWRMAVITIVMAAMPAVIYWTAGLALHSGGPGVSIGTIVAFVSLQQGLFRPAVSLLSTGVQIQTSLALFQRIFEYLDLPVDITEREDPVRLERVKGEVRFENVSFGYDGKGGPVLDGIDLTVPPGGSLAVVGPTGAGKSTLGHLVPRLYDVTGGRVTLDGVDVRDLDFDTLARAVGVVSQETYLFHASVADNLRFAKPDATDVELHAAAKAAQIHDHIAALPDGYDTVVGERGHRFSGGEKQRLAIARTILRDPPVLVLDEATSALDTRTEAAVQAAIDALSADRTTITIAHRLSTVRGADQIVVLDSGRVVERGTHEELLERGGRYAALVRRDARLEPTS is encoded by the coding sequence ATGCACCCCGACCACGCACCCGCATGGACGCCGCCCGCCGGAGCCGAGCAGGAGCCCCGGCAGGTGCGGCGCATCCTGCGCCTCTTCCGTCCTTACCGGGGCCGCCTCGCGATCGTCGGACTGCTCGTCGGGGCGTCGTCGCTCGTCTCGGTCGCCTCGCCGTTCCTGCTGAAGGCGATCCTCGACGTCGCCCTGCCCGAGGGCCGCACCGGCCTGCTCAGCCTGCTGGCGCTGGGCATGATCCTCAGCGCCGTGCTGACCAGCGTCTTCGGCGTGCTGCAGACCCTGATCTCCACGACCGTGGGCCAGCGTGTCATGCACGACCTGCGCACCGCCGTCTACGGGCGCCTGCAGCGCATGTCGCTCGCCTTCTTCACCCGCACCCGCACCGGCGAGGTGCAGTCCCGCATCGCCAACGACATCGGCGGCATGCAGGCCACCGTGACCTCCACGGCGACCTCCCTGGTCTCCAACCTCACCAGCGTGGTCGCGACGATCGTGGCGATGCTCGCGCTCGACTGGCGGCTGACGGCCGTGTCGCTGGCGCTGCTGCCGGTCTTCGTCTGGATCAGCCGCCGCGTCGGCAACGAACGCAAGAAGATCACCACACGGCGCCAGAAGCAGATGGCCGCGATGGCGGCCACGGTCACCGAGTCGCTGTCGGTCAGCGGCATCCTGCTCGGCCGCACCATGGGCCGCTCCGACTCGCTGACCGCCGCCTTCGCCGACGAGTCCGAGCGGCTGGTCGACCTGGAGGTGCGGTCGAACATGGCCGGCCGCTGGCGGATGGCGGTCATCACGATCGTCATGGCCGCGATGCCGGCGGTCATCTACTGGACGGCCGGCCTCGCCCTGCACTCGGGCGGACCCGGCGTGTCCATCGGGACCATCGTCGCGTTCGTCTCGCTCCAGCAGGGCCTGTTCCGCCCGGCGGTGAGCCTGCTCTCCACCGGCGTGCAGATCCAGACCTCGCTCGCCCTCTTCCAGCGCATCTTCGAGTACCTCGACCTGCCCGTCGACATCACCGAGCGCGAGGACCCGGTGCGCCTGGAGCGGGTCAAGGGCGAGGTCCGCTTCGAGAACGTCTCCTTCGGCTACGACGGCAAGGGCGGCCCGGTCCTCGACGGCATCGACCTCACCGTCCCGCCGGGCGGCAGCCTCGCCGTCGTCGGCCCGACCGGCGCCGGCAAGTCCACGCTCGGCCACCTGGTGCCCCGGCTGTACGACGTCACGGGCGGGCGGGTCACCCTCGACGGGGTGGACGTGCGCGACCTCGACTTCGACACCCTGGCCCGTGCGGTGGGCGTCGTCTCCCAGGAGACGTACCTCTTCCACGCGTCGGTCGCGGACAACCTGCGCTTCGCCAAGCCCGACGCCACCGACGTGGAACTGCACGCGGCGGCGAAGGCCGCGCAGATCCACGACCACATCGCGGCTCTGCCGGACGGCTACGACACCGTCGTCGGTGAGCGCGGCCACCGTTTCTCCGGCGGGGAGAAGCAGCGCCTCGCGATCGCCCGGACCATCCTGCGCGACCCTCCGGTGCTCGTCCTCGACGAGGCCACGAGCGCGCTGGACACCCGTACCGAGGCGGCGGTGCAGGCGGCCATCGACGCGCTGTCGGCCGACCGCACCACCATCACCATCGCCCACCGGCTCTCCACGGTCCGCGGCGCCGACCAGATCGTGGTCCTCGACTCCGGGCGCGTGGTCGAACGCGGAACCCACGAGGAACTGCTGGAGCGCGGCGGACGGTACGCGGCCCTCGTACGACGGGACGCCCGACTGGAGCCGACAAGCTGA